AGCCAGCGGCGACGAAGAAAGTCGCCAAGAGTCCAAAAAAAGCGAAAGCAGCTAAGCCGAAGAAGACCGGCAGTCCGGCAAAGGCCAAGGCGCCTAAGCCTAAGGGAGCCAAACCTAAAGTAGCGAAGGCCAGGAAAGCAGCACccaaaaagaagtaaagaaactgCCACTCCTACGTATCATAACGGCTCTTTTCAGAGCCACCCAACTATTCTATAAAGGAGCTTCGTAAATTTGTTTAGGCAATAAGGGGGAGGGTGCGAGGTGCATCGGGGTGGGGAGAGTAAATGTAGTTTTAGCATCATCCACCGATAAGGTGGTTggttctgaaaaaatattttggagattagaCTGTCAAGTTCACCACCAATGTATTGGGCGAGCTACCATggtgacaagcgtggcgggaatGACGCATAGGTTGGTGTCTCGAAGACCCTACCGGGTAGGCCTCGCACACTTCCTGCAGCGCCATCACGACCAAGCTCTGGAAGCGCAGGTCGGTCTTAAAAGTCCTGCGCGATCTCACGCACCAGCCGCTGGAACGGCAGCTTGCGGATCAGCAGCTCGGTGAACTTCTGGTAGCGGTGCGGCTTCTTCAAGCCGCCGGTGGCCGGCGCGCTCTTGCGGGCAGCCTTGGTGGCCAGCTGCTTGCGCCGGCGCCTTGTAGCCAGGGGACGTCGTGGCCGTCTGTTTCGTACGGGTTATTTATAAACTTACAGAAAGCAACCTGCCTGATGGAAAAATGGAAGCGAACACTTTTCTGCCTCAATATTTAAGGCTGTCACTTTCTGATTGGACAACGATAGTGTTTCCCGGAAGCTCTTCCTGAAGGTGTGGTGGCGATCTTCACCCGGTGAGCTCAGGAATCTCGTGTTTGGACCAAGAGTTAGCATCTCCCCCGCCCCTTTGGTTTTAactgcttctgtttctcttttatgTTGATGTATGTTTACAATGCTCTTTGACGTTTCTTCGCAGACCTAACAAAATTACTCCTGCATCTGCTTAATAAAACTTCACAATGATGTCGCCTGAAACACTCTGGCTTTCTTTTTGATTCACAACTTTAAAAGGCGCGCTACCATGTAGTTGgctaagtgcttttttttttaatctcgtGTAATTTAGGGAGCTTAGTAACTGAGGAATTTTCAGTTTCTTAGAATTGTCGTAAGCGATATTGTTGTAAAGGATACTACCGACACTACCATTTTAAACCTGTAATTTCATTTAGCTTGATAGGCCCTTCACTGTGTTCCCAGAGTAGCTGGGAGCTTAACAAGAATTAAACTCGCTTTAAAGGTTACGGTTTTATTACGGTAATGAGGGTTTGCATATAAGCAACAGCCTTGAGAAAGCAGAAGTTATAACAGCTTTCTAAATAATCATGATACATACACAATATAAACTTGCTTTTAATTTTACTAAGTTTGGGTCAAAACTACTTACTTTCAGTAGTAGACATGACTGCAAGCAGAAATAAGCGTAGATCAGTAATGGTGAGGCCCCTTACACCAAGTAAGTGGTGGCTCTGAAAAGAGCCTTTGGGTTTAAAAGACAATCTGAAATCCCAAAATTCCAGGAAATTTACCAAATTCACTTCCCCTTAGCCTTGTGGTGGCTCTCGGTCTTCTTGGGCAGCAGCACGGCCTGGATGTTGGGCAGGACGCCGCCCTGCGCGATGGTCACCTTGCCCAGCAGCTTATTGAGTTCCTCGTCGTTGCGGATGGCCAGCTGCAGGTGGCGCGGGATGATGCGGGTCTTCTTGTTGTCGCGGGCCGCGTTGCCCGCCAGCTCCAGGATCTCGGCGGTCAGGTACTCCAGCACCGCCGCCAGGTACACCGGGGCGCCAGCACCAACCCGCTCCGAATAGTTCCCTTTGCGGAGCAGACGGTGCACTCGGCCCACGGGAAACTGCAACCCCGCCCTAGAAGAGCGCGTTTTGGCTTTAGCGCGAGCCTTACCTCCTTGTTTACCACGTCCAGACATTTCGAGCGTCTAGAAATACGATAATTcaaagcaaaaaggagaaaactCGTAAGATTTTTCAGCAAATGAGAAAGTATTATACTTGAAAGCAGGATTGCAAATTCCAGCTTTCGATTGGTTAAAGTGCTTGCTACAATTTTAACCAATCATAAAGGAGAGTCACAGTCACCTAATTTGCATACAGCCTGAAACAACGTATCCAATCAGAGTGTAAACTATTGGAATACTTCTTTTGCATAGGATCctataaatattaaaagtttgGCATAAGGTGTTttctatttccatcttttaaaacttagtttacagtaataataataccccatccaaaaccattccagccaatcctaaagaatatttaGGACAATATATAGGATTCTTCAAAGATTTCATGccctaggataactttccagaaacctagaaccACCAGATGGGTCCCCTCTGTataatacagagaaggtagggtttaacaaaagaatatgattgcAAATCATtaccttgatatttcttttattctccagtgtcttagaacaggtggaagtaaaaatctaaaattgtggaactgtaaccgataccaaactctgaaacctgttctacaactaattgtgctctGCAtttcaatttattgcttttttgtatatgttatttttcacacacacacacaaaagtagattgtgatgataaaacaaaagtattctagagcagctagaagaaaaacctgaaatgatggtatggtagcccatgacaaactttggaatctgtcctgtaactacttgttgaagagtgctttgaaaacttgcttttttttttctttactttgtatatgttatattataccattaaaaaagttttaaaaacagtattAAACATTATAATCCAGTGTTCTGGAAATAAATGTCTCaagctgtaaaaagaaaaagggagaaggatcaaaggagaaggagttataacagagaagataggatttaacaaatgagaatgactgcggaatcattgtattgatatttcttttcatctccagggtcttggagcagctggaatgAAAAACCCAAAAATGTGGAACAACTCTTttcaaactcttaaatctgttctataactacttgttacaatgtactttgaaacttactgctttttttgtatatatttcataataataaatgctttaaaaaagtgaaaaaaaaatttaaaaacttagtcCATACTTACTATACCTGAGCCCGCCAAGTCCACCCCAGCCCCAAAGAAGGGCTCCAAGAAGGCGGTGACCAAGGCGCAGAAGAAGGACGGCAAGAAGCGCAAGCGCAGCCGCAAGGAGAGCTACTCGGTGTACGTGTACAAGGTGCTGAAGCAGGTCCACCCGGGCACCGGCATCTCGTCCAAGGCCACGCCAAGAGCACTGTGTCCGAGGGCCCCAAGGCCATCACCAACTACACCAGCGCTAAGTAAACTTGCCAACTGTGTCTTTGAATGTAACTCAAGAGCTCTTTTCAGAGTCAGTTCATTTCTCTTATAAAGAGTTGTAATGTAAAATGACCATGTGTCAGAGGTGATGTTCAGATCTAGGAAATGTGGGTTTATAGTCAAGTCAACTTGGCCCCCAGTCTTCAGTCTGCACTGCAGCTGGATGATTACGTTATGTACTCTCATCACCTGTCCTGTTGCCCTCGAGCAGTTTTTGTGTTTTAGGGTTGTAGTTTTACTTTCACTTTGTTGGCTTTGTGcttttggcttttttaaaaaccctAATCATGTTGATTTTAATGTTTAACAAAATGACCTTTACAACCGAGTTTCCCAATCTCAGAATGcatgcttttttattgttgaaggcTGGTAAATGAAGGTGTTTGGCAGTACGGAGATGGGGCTGGTTGCTTCCTACTTCTACATCTGAAAGTCCTTATAATTACAGGAAAATAAACCTGTATATACATCCTTTTATTTGTAAAGAGCTGGTGTCATAGCAGAGAATGGCTGTGGCTAGAACTTTATATGTACATGTGCAGATTTATCCAAGTATTTGCTTGGCCTGTTTAAGGTTAAATTGCCATTTTGctacttaaatatttttgtgattattttgtATGGATTTTCATGTCATTGCTCCATGACTTATAGAATTTGAATGTAAAAGACATCAATTATTGTAGCTAATAAATTGTGTTCTGATTTTCAGTTGTTAGGCTGGCAAAGGTGAGGTGGGCTGGGATGGGATGGGTGAGCATTCTGCTTTCTTTGTCCAAAATTGTCATCAGCAATAATCATAGATGTATAGTTAGTGACCCATTTCAAACTTTCTCCTCTGTCACTTCTCGGTTCCCTTCAACTCATCCCCCTCCTCTCTTTGATGTGCTCCTCATGAAGAATGAGACCAAATTTCAGTTCCTTGTAACATGGGCTTCTCTTCACAGGGCAGCTCATAAAATTGACAGTTGACTTGTTTTAGAGGCAGGAAGGGAAGAGAGCAAGAGGGAAGCCACAGAACTTTTATTATTTCATCTCATAAGTGGGATCCTATTGCTTCTGCTAGATCCTATTCATGAGAAAGTCCAGGCCACACTGAAAGGGATGTGCAGATCCCTTTGTGTAATCATTGGGCAAAATTTTTTAGGCTGCCTGCCAGAGTGATTaatacaataaaacagaaatgatggTTTATCACTTCCAAGATTTGTTTACAAAATACATTGTAGTTTGTTTGGTTCTCTCCCTCTCTTGGAGTCCTTAGCTCTCAGAGAGGCTCACTGTCCTGTGAGCAGCCTACCAAGAGGCCCGTGTGTTTAAGAACTGagttcatctttctttctctgcttcaaatacccccaccccaacccccaatcTCTATACTGTATATGGTCCAAGGGCTAGTGTTCTAGTATTCTCCCTCTACCTTCCCTCATCCCCTTCCTGCTACTCCTCCAACTTGAATTTTGGTAGGTTCAACAAATAGAGGACACTAGCAATAGTAGAAGGGAGGAGGTCAAAGAGGGAACTTTCTATTACTGTCACTATCACCCCACTAATGATCTTTCACCTTGGCACCAGCATTTGGTTCCAATTTCCACCTTACTTTCCTACACTTCTAGAACCAGCTTCATCTCATTCCCTCAGACTTCTCCCCTCTAAGTTTCTAGGAACTAATAGTGTCACTCTTATCCTTTATGCCCACAGCCCTACATTGTAGCTGTTGCTTCCTTCAATGGTCTGGAACTTATCAGGATCTGATTTTGCTTTTTCACTCTTCCAATACttatgtcaattttattaaattatctttctTAACATAGTAACAGTTTTCTGTTTCCTGATTGAGCCCTGAATGACCTCAAGCCTCCATTGATTTAAAGGAggctttaaatttaaatttaagttttttaaaaaaaacttcccaTTTTGATTtcgtgttgttgttgttgttcattagTTGTTTTTTTCGGCTACTTTCCATTTTAAAGCATTTGCTTATTGAACTCTATCAACATTAGACCCTTTAATTATCAGATGCGACATGGTCCCAGTCCTCAAAATGGGGTTTATCAACATCAGTTCTCAGAGTTAGGTAAATCATTTATTCTAGGAGaatgaggttttattttattttattttgttttgctttattctgttttttgtttcgttttgtttagGGCACCCTACAGGTCTCTAGGATATGCGATTTCCTGCCCTACCTTAACCAAGCCTCCATTTTTGGTGGTTGACTTTGTCAAGACACATAACATTATGGATAAAAGATCCACTAGGAAAAGAGATATAACCTTGTTTTGGGGAGAGGagataatatttctaaaaatgcttTGTAAAGCATTGAGAAATTGACAGATGTGAAGTGATTTTGAATTCTGAACAAGACATCTTTGAAAGAACATATCAAAAGACCTTGCTTTATATTTGAGTTCAGGAACTTAAATAAACAAGTTGTCACCCTCTGTTCCTTACTTATAAAATGAgagtattattaaaataaaatctatgatttttttgtaaaaacaGATGCAATAACAATAAAAGTTAAACAAGCATTTTGGATGGgtttaaaattcatgaaattatTATGGATATTATGAGGTAAGTTTTCTCATTAATCATTACAGATAATGAATGCAAGCTTTTTGaagtaatatataagattcagaaataatgaaaatatttacaatgagTGGAGAAAGCACTGTTCCATGAAACTAGGTTTTGTGCTGTTAAAACAAAATCTGATGCCCTAatcactaaatttaaaaagtgtgtaTTGATGCTCTCGaaataaaagcaatttcaaaatTACATGAGCCTGCTCTATTTAGGATAAAGTTACAATAGTTATAATAATGTAAtagtatctttatatttaaatttaaatatacatgGTTATAATGTTAAAGAATATTAATGATTGCATTAATTAATGATTCTTAAACTTGTGTGGGTGAATTAGTTTCATGGCTGGTATGCCAAATTACCACTAACACAGATTTCTTATTTTCAGTTGTGTGTATCAGAAATGGGACGCGAATGATACCAAGGAGctaaagtcaaggtgtcagcagggctgcattctttctggaggctctagaacTTCTTCATGCCATAGAGGCCACCAGTATTCCTTGGCATATGGTCTCCTGCTTCCAAATCCAAAGCCAGTGATCTGGAGCCAATTCCTTCTCATGCTGCCTTCTCTCTGGTTCTTTAGGTTCCCTCTTCCGCTTTTAAAGACCTTTGTGCTTACACTGGTCACTGTGGGAAAATCAGAGAAAATCTCTATAGTTAAAGGCAGTTGATTAGCAAACAGAATTCCACCTGTAAACTCAATTCCCCTTTGCCCTGTAACCAAATACAATCACAGGCCCTGGGGATTGGGGTGTGAGGCCTACATGGGGTAGCATTATTTTGCTTTCCACAGTGGGTCTCAGAATTTTTTTAGAATTCGAAGAAAGATATGTACATTCTATTCTAGAAGGGGTGGAAGGCCATATGGGCACATTATGCAAATAACTTCAGGGGGTTCATGTGCTCCCCTTGTTTAGGtatctgagaaagaaaacaaaacttgaCCATTTATATAATAGCTTTCACATATCAGCTAGGCataattttcattctcttaaatgTTTCTTGTTGCTTAGTTCTTAGACTgtttcatttgcttgtttatgTCATCGTTGTGTGCTCTATTTCATGCCTGAATGTGAATTAAGTGTGGGAGTATTGTTATTCATGacttaaaaataatatagaatagTACCTTTTTTTACTGGATTCAAATTCACATACATTATGAGCATTTCCTCCACATAACATGCCATTCATAGCTGGGGGCAAAAGCTTATGTTGTAGTTGCAAGAAGTGCAACTTTTAAGTAATTTTACATTATCTTCATAGAATAGGACAGTGGTAGTGTTAACTAGGAGCTTACGTCAACCAATTGTTCAAACAGTATATTTTTGCCTGCAAGAAAAGCAAACTTGCTTCTTTCCTGGGCTGCTAGAAGAAACCACCAGACGTTGTGTTATCCTACCTGAGGGCTAATCCTCAATTAGGTACCTTGGAGGATACTCACTGCTACTGTTTGGGATCATCCTAGTGTCAACcactgtttttatcttttttataggACCAATAATTGGCCGTGGATATGTAGCCAGTAACTATTCTTTTAGTCTAAGTGAGCAGTATCTAACGCGCAcctgtttattttgctttcaaattGGTGTTCACAGCTCTTAAATTGAAAAAGTGGGTGGCTCTGAAAAGAGCCTTTAAGTATAAAGCTTACTCGTCAAGTTTACTTGGCGCTGGTGTACTTGGTGACGGCCTTGGTGCCCTCGGACACGGCGTGCTTGGCCAGCTCCCCGGGCAGCAGCAGGCGGACGGCCGTCTGGATCTCCCTGGAGGTGATGGTCGAGCGCTTGTTGTAATGCGCCAGGCGCGACGCCTCGCCCGCGATGCGCTCGAAGATGTCGTTGACGAACGAGTTCATGATGCCCATGGCCTTGGACGAGATGCCGGTGTCGGGGTGGACCTGCTTCAGCACCTTGTACACGTACACCGAGTAGCTCTCCTTGCGGCTGCGCTTGCGCTTCTTGCCGTCCTTCTTCTGCGCCTTGGTCACCGCCTTCTTGGAGCCCTTCTTTGGGGCCGGGGCGGACTTGGCGGGCTCAGGCATGATGATGAAAACTACAAACACAGGAAAAAATGTCAACTTACAGTGGCTACTTCCGCTTAGGCGCTTGTATTTTATAAGACTTCTATGCAAATAAAGGCTTAAAGAGTATCGTGATCTGATTTGATAATATGTTACTGGACAGGAAATATGCAAATTAGATGTATTATATCTCCTTTTTTATTGGTTGTCTCGTCAAGATTATTTTTAACCAATCAGTCTGGCGTAGTAGTCGTCCAATCCAGCATTAAAATGGATTTCTTAAGTCTCCTTTCAGCGCATTTCTTTTTTGCCTTGTTTAAGGGCTGTAAAGCTTGCTATCTATAAGTGGCATGTCTGGACGCGGCAAGCAGGGCGGCAAGGCGCGCGCCAAGGCCAAAACTCGCTCTTCCCGGGCGGGCCTGCAGTTCCCGGTGGGCCGTGTGCACCGCCTGCTCCGCAAGGGCAACTACGCCGAGCGGGTCGGGGCCGGCGCCCCGGTGTACCTGGCGGCGGTGCTGGAGTACCTGACGGCCGAGATCCTGGAGCTGGCGGGCAACGCGGCTCGCGACAACAAGAAGACCCGCATCATCCCGCGCCATCTGCAGCTGGCCATTCGCAACGACGAGGAGCTCAATAAGCTGCTGGGTCGCGTGACTATCGCGCAGGGCGGCGTCCTGCCCAACATTCAGGCCGTACTGCTGCCCAAGAAGACCGAGAGCCACCACAAGGCCAAGGGCAAGTGAGACGCCTAGTAAGTAGCCTACCCATAATTTCTCCGAAATGCAAAGGTTCTTTTCAGAGCCACCTATTTCTTCTAAAAAGCGCTGAAAAACATCTGAAGTTGATGGCTGGATCGTTAACTATCCTCCCGTCATTTAATATAACAGGTTTCCCTTCATCTGTCTTAGCCTTCAAACTTAAAAGTGAAAATTGCGAGTTTCCGTTCTTCCCCCAATATGCATCAGTTTATATTTAAAGCTGTTGATCATGTTTTATGttccatgaaaaatattttaggaaaattagTGAAACCTGGCATCCCAATTTGCTGAAGCAACGATGGGAAATATTACTATGTGGCGAGAAAAGAGCTTCTAAATCTGTTTAAACTAGGACTTTCTATATAAGACTACATGTAAATGGCAGTAATCCACTTTAGGGTATCAGTACgtttatacattttattgtatATGTGGTGCGCATATACAAATACACGCATGCATGTGTGTAATTATTCATACACTATATTCAGATAAATTTGCACTCAAACGCCTAGAAACgagtgaaagaaatgagaagaaaaaagaattgatCGATCATATTTCAGGGTGGGCTTTGCAAATATTAGGTACAATGGCATTCCTGCCAGTGGGAGTTTTAAATTCAGTTGGCTATTTCTCTTTCTAGTAAAACTCAATAAACCCTGTACACTAAAATCAATCCTAAATGAAAgctcactttttttgttttgttttgttttttttattaattaatggaaaaaagaaattaacccaacatttagaaatcataccattctacatatgcaatcagtaattcttaacatcatcacatagatgcatgatgaAAGCTCACTTTTATGGACTAAATTTATTAAGTACATTGCTAAATAATATTTGGCTATCCAATCAATCTTTAAAGGAAATCTAATCAATTTTTGGGGAGCAATCAGAAGACCATTACATCACTGAGCTGACATATGAAGAGGACTGACCTGCTCCtgtaaataagatcagaaaccaCAGTATTATTACTGTCCTATCACTTTCCATCTCTACTTGGTTCTAGGCTTATGCAAACCAAACCAGGAGTAAGGCTCTGAGCAAGCAGCTAGCCGGTTTACATGACCAGGGACAGCAGCCACCAGCTTACTTGCTGCATCTGTGGTGGGGGCGTAAACCAAGGCGATTGTTAACTCTGAATTGAAATAAGGCTCTTTTCACAGGCACTCATT
This region of Tamandua tetradactyla isolate mTamTet1 chromosome 25, mTamTet1.pri, whole genome shotgun sequence genomic DNA includes:
- the LOC143669221 gene encoding histone H2A type 1-D, producing MSGRGKQGGKARAKAKTRSSRAGLQFPVGRVHRLLRKGNYSERVGAGAPVYLAAVLEYLTAEILELAGNAARDNKKTRIIPRHLQLAIRNDEELNKLLGKVTIAQGGVLPNIQAVLLPKKTESHHKAKGK
- the LOC143669223 gene encoding histone H2B type 1-K encodes the protein MPEPAKSAPAPKKGSKKAVTKAQKKDGKKRKRSRKESYSVYVYKVLKQVHPDTGISSKAMGIMNSFVNDIFERIAGEASRLAHYNKRSTITSREIQTAVRLLLPGELAKHAVSEGTKAVTKYTSAK
- the LOC143669222 gene encoding histone H2A type 1-E is translated as MSGRGKQGGKARAKAKTRSSRAGLQFPVGRVHRLLRKGNYAERVGAGAPVYLAAVLEYLTAEILELAGNAARDNKKTRIIPRHLQLAIRNDEELNKLLGRVTIAQGGVLPNIQAVLLPKKTESHHKAKGK